In Silene latifolia isolate original U9 population chromosome X, ASM4854445v1, whole genome shotgun sequence, the following proteins share a genomic window:
- the LOC141623504 gene encoding ATP-dependent Clp protease adapter protein CLPS1, chloroplastic-like, translating to MGTAIAGRLALSPNHLLNPIFGDKHTFCKGLYNHRGFFVAVAATGSTRGAGGGVLEKPVIEKTTPGRESEFDLRKSRKMAPPYRVMLHNDNFNKREYVVQVLMKVIPGMTVDNAVNIMQEAHHNGLAVVIICAQADAEEHCTQLRGNGLLSSIEPASDGC from the exons ATGGGAACTGCTATTGCTGGAAGATTAGCTCTCTCCCCTAATCACCTTCTTAACCCTATTTTTG GGGATAAACATACTTTTTGTAAGGGACTGTACAACCACCGTGGCTTCTTTGTGGCTGTGGCAGCTACTGGATCAACTAGAGGAGCAGGAGGAGGAGTATTGGAGAAGCCTGTAATAGAGAAAACCACGCCTGGACGTGAATCTGAATTTGATCTAAG GAAATCAAGAAAGATGGCCCCGCCATACCGTGTTATGTTGCACAACGACAACTTCAACAAAAGAGAATACGTGGTGCAAGTCCTGATGAAGGTCATACCCGGGATGACCGTGGACAATGCAGTGAACATAATGCAAGAAGCACACCACAATGGCTTAGCAGTGGTGATAATATGTGCACAGGCAGATGCTGAAGAACACTGTACCCAATTAAGGGGCAATGGCCTTCTAAGCTCAATTGAACCTGCCAGTGATGGATGTTGA